Proteins encoded in a region of the Anopheles aquasalis chromosome 2, idAnoAquaMG_Q_19, whole genome shotgun sequence genome:
- the LOC126577284 gene encoding endochitinase-like translates to MQLMWLSAFFLLSLSIDHSECASGKRLVCYFSSDSPRTKGYGRYTANEIPVELCSDVIYRGLSFPQWTRGTYTFDNKELQEFGAYMATIQARLRSVRNIVTILERGKEALEYSLMAEVPERRSAFTRAILMLLEQYNLNGVEIAWEWPGSTVTFGGISRDRESLISLLTDLKAALRSTGREIFFFGTIYPKVLRESYRVTTICQLVDFVTLYTFDMRPHSNNVVDVHAPMRNRTFERDANRAKHNVVEGVETWIDFGCAPKKLILGIGLFGQAWTLADPGSYNVGARATGPGQEGEYYYGGYYPFYEICLLLRSGWTGFYDYVAEMPFAVRGNQWMGFEDTRSIKVKLDFMIEKRLGGIVLQYVDYDDFWGFCGPRNSMTTYIYQRLQQIPSDIGFAIERS, encoded by the exons ATGCAGCTCATGTGGTTGAGCGCGTTCTTCCTACTTtcactatcgatcgatcactcCGAGTGTGCCAGTGGAAAGCGTTTGGTTTGCTACTTTTCCAGTGATTCGCCGCGTACGAAAGGCTACGGTCGCTACACGGCGAACGAGATTCCCGTGGAGCTGTGCAGTGATGTGATTTACCGTGGATTAAGCTTCCCGCAGTGGACGCGTGGAACATACACCTTCGAC AACAAAGAGCTGCAGGAGTTTGGTGCTTACATGGCGACAATCCAGGCACGATTACGGAGCGTTCGTAACATCGTCACCATTCTGGAACGTGGAAAGGAAGCTCTGGAATACTCGTTGATGGCGGAGGTTCCCGAACGTAGGAGTGCCTTCACACGAGCCatcttgatgctgctggagcagtacAATCTGAATGGTGTTGAGATTGCTTGGGAATGGCCAGGATCAACGGTCACCTTTGGAGGTATCTCAAGGGATCGCGAGTCTCTCATCTCACTGCTGACCGATCTGAAAGCCGCCTTGAGGAGTACGGGCCGAGAGATCTTTTTCTTTGGTACGATCTATCCGAAGGTTTTGCGGGAATCCTATCGTGTGACGACGATTTGCCAGCTAGTGGACTTTGTGACGCTTTATACGTTCGATATGCGGCCGCACTCGAACAATGTAGTGGATGTGCACGCTCCGATGCGCAATCGAACGTTCGAAAGGGACGCGAATCGAGCGAAACATAATGTG GTGGAAGGTGTTGAGACATGGATCGACTTTGGTTGCGCACCGAAGAAACTCATTCTTGGTATTGGGCTGTTTGGTCAGGCGTGGACGTTGGCTGATCCGGGGTCCTACAATGTCGGAGCTAGAGCTACGGGTCCTGGCCAGGAAGGAGAGTATTACTACGGTGGTTACTATCCATTCTATGAG ATTTGTCTGCTGCTACGGAGTGGTTGGACCGGTTTCTATGATTACGTCGCCGAGATGCCCTTTGCCGTTCGGGGCAATCAGTGGATGGGGTTCGAAGACACGCGATCGATTAAGGTGAAGTTAGATTTCATGATAGAGAAGCGCTTGGGTGGGATTGTGCTGCAGTATGTGGATTATGATGATTTCTGGGGTTTCTGTGGACCGCGCAACTCGATGACTACCTACATCTACCAGCGTTTGCAGCAGATTCCATCCGATATAGGTTTCGCCATCGAGCGGAGCTGA
- the LOC126581699 gene encoding T-box protein H15-like has product MLLEAASHNGNNHNPPPHHVPLQPQPPHHHLHHPHHQYPHHQYPHQAAMVAAVQQAAAALTAVKNATNFSIAAIMAQGTNNNNNNNSSNNSPPNGTSNTETSATAAAAAAAAAAAAAVVANATRIEESNYRPRSRTPERSSEVAEEEINVNVEDCSDSEESTEQVRETHSRTASTPASVSDEDRLSPEIAQKAPKIVGSCNSDDLRPVQCHLETKELWDKFNELGTEMIITKTGRRMFPTVRVSFSGPMRHQTAADRYAVLLDIIPLDNRRYRYAYHRSAWLVAGKADPPPPARLYSHPDTPLGPDALRRQVISFEKIKLTNNEMDKTGQIVLNSMHRYQPRIHLVRIGPNQSIPTNPAELQELDHKTFVFPETIFTAVTAYQNQLITKLKIDSNPFAKGFRDSSRLNDFDRDPMESFLLEQHLRSPLRLFPDQVMAQLGAGGGGGGMPPGMQSNDPSVLLEKARQQLHLWGNPSAAYSELMLQQLYQRPNFGLNFGPLWQSQWPPTQLPPGFLSNVGPPPPPAHNATSTMQGVAAALAAASAGTNGSASASPSAPLSSSPPSSSSAGSQPGPVSPEVRPKSFARFTPYQIPQHPPAAAPAGHSPGGQQAAAGRSPGSPASRSPSH; this is encoded by the exons ATGCTACTGGAAGCGGCTAGCCACAACGGCAACAATCACAATCCGCCGCCGCACCACGTGCCATTGCAGCCccagccaccacaccaccatctgcACCATCCGCATCACCAGTATCCTCATCATCAGTATCCGCATCAGGCGGCAATGGTGGCCGCTGTCCAGCAGGCAGCCGCCGCACTGACGGCCGTTAAGAATGCGACCAACTTCTCGATCGCTGCCATCATGGCACAGGgcactaacaacaacaacaacaacaacagtagcaacaacagcccTCCGAACGGGACCAGCAACACGGAGACATCggccacggctgctgctgcggccgccgcagccgctgcagccgcgGCCGTCGTGGCCAACGCCACCCGGATCGAGGAGAGCAATTACC GCCCCCGTTCACGGACACCGGAACGTTCGTCGGAAGTGGCCGAAGAGGAGATCAATGTGAACGTCGAGGATTGCAGCGACTCGGAGGAGAGCACGGAGCAGGTCCGCGAAACACACTCCCGGACTGCCTCCACGCCGGCCAGCGTTTCCGATGAGGATCGTCTATCGCCCGAAATTGCACAG AAAGCACCAAAGATCGTTGGATCCTGCAACTCGGACGATCTGCGACCGGTGCAGTGCCACCTGGAGACGAAGGAACTGTGGGACAAATTCAACGAGCTCGGTACCGAGATGATCATCACAAAGACAGGCCG TCGAATGTTTCCGACGGTTCGTGTTTCGTTCTCCGGTCCGATGCGCCACCAAACGGCAGCCGATCGGTACGCGGTGCTGCTCGATATCATTCCGCTCGACAACCGACGGTACCGTTACGCGTACCATCGTTCAGCGTGGCTCGTGGCCGGTAAGGccgatccaccgccaccagcccGGCTCTACTCCCATCCCGATACACCGCTCGGTCCGGACGCACTGCGGCGACAAGTGATCTCATTCGAGAAGATCAAACTCACCAACAACGAGATGGACAAGACGGGCCAGATCGTCCTCAATTCGATGCATCGCTATCAGCCACGGATTCATCTGGTACGGATCGGTCCCAACCAAAGCATACCGACCAATCCGGCTGAGCTGCAAGAACTGGACCACAAAACGTTCGTGTTCCCGGAGACGATCTTCACCGCCGTGACGGCTTACCAGAATCAGCTCATCACGAAACTGAAAATCGACTCGAATCCGTTCGCCAAGGGATTCCGGGATTCGTCTCGACTCAACGACTTCGATCG TGATCCAATGGAGTCATTCCTTCTCGAACAGCATCTCCGTTCGCCGTTGCGTCTCTTTCCGGATCAGGTGATGGCACAGCTTGGTGctgggggcggtggtggcggtatgCCTCCGGGGATGCAATCGAACGATccgtcggtgctgctggagaaagcacgccagcagctgcaccTCTGGGGCAATCCATCGGCCGCCTACAGCGAACTGATGTTGCAGCAGCTCTACCAACGTCCCAACTTTGGTCTCAACTTTGGTCCCCTGTGGCAGAGCCAATGGCCACCGACTCAGCTCCCACCGGGCTTCCTGTCGAACGTgggtccaccgccaccaccggcccatAACGCCACCAGCACGATGCAGGGCGTTGCCGCAGCCCTGGCGGCCGCTTCCGCTGGAACGAATGGCTCCGCGTCCGCCTCACCTTCGGCacccttgtcgtcgtcgccaccgtcgtcatcgtcggccgGCTCACAACCGGGCCCAGTGTCACCCGAGGTTCGACCcaaatcgttcgctcgcttcaccCCTTACCAGATCCCGCAGCATCCACCGGCGGCCGCTCCGGCGGGTCATTCCCCGGGTGgacagcaggcagcagcaggtcgttCGCCAGGATCGCCCGCCTCTAGGTCTCCCTCGCACTAG